One genomic window of Diospyros lotus cultivar Yz01 chromosome 8, ASM1463336v1, whole genome shotgun sequence includes the following:
- the LOC127808629 gene encoding agamous-like MADS-box protein AGL62, translated as MENNQPRGRRRIDTSRRRDTKEELLVTFSKRRAGLYKKASELCTLCGVELGLLIFSSSGKPFTFAHPNFQAVVDRFRNPDIQRPIGGTGDPIEDARLKASIETLNQQLMQLRVQKEIEKERAKYLAELAAKRQTKLLTNTNIDELSPEDAQKLKVWLLDLKEKIRKHREKLVANAPHVEDFPTTVGGSTGDPGTGAFSSYGGLKDFSNLGELISYFLGTGASSSSYYLGEDGPSTSHGSGGGGVGSSLGYPGAGSSSFLGPPSSSSGCGQGSMP; from the coding sequence ATGGAGAACAACCAACCTAGAGGCCGACGAAGAATCGACACTTCCAGAAGGCGCGACACAAAGGAAGAACTTCTCGTCACCTTCTCGAAACGTCGAGCTGGCCTCTACAAGAAGGCCAGTGAGCTATGCACCCTTTGCGGTGTGGAGCTTGGCCtcctcatcttctcctcgagtGGCAAACCTTTCACTTTCGCACACCCTAACTTTCAGGCAGTCGTTGATCGATTCCGTAACCCCGACATCCAACGACCCATCGGTGGAACTGGAGATCCTATTGAAGATGCTCGTCTTAAGGCGAGCATCGAGACACTTAACCAGCAATTGATGCAGCTTAGGGTTCAGAAAGAGATCGAGAAGGAAAGGGCGAAGTATTTAGCGGAACTTGCTGCAAAGCGTCAAACAAAGCTTCTGACTAACACAAACATTGACGAACTCAGCCCCGAAGATGCTCAAAAGCTGAAAGTCTGGCTTCTAGATTTGAAGGAGAAGATCCGCAAGCACCGTGAGAAGTTAGTCGCCAATGCTCCCCATGTTGAGGATTTTCCGACTACAGTTGGTGGCAGCACGGGTGATCCCGGCACTGGTGCCTTTTCAAGCTATGGGGGTCTTAAAGATTTTTCAAATCTTGGTGAAttgatatcatattttttgggtaCAGGCGCTTCATCATCAAGCTATTATCTGGGTGAAGATGGTCCTTCAACAAGCCATggtagtggtggtggtggtgttggGTCTTCATTGGGCTATCCTGGAGCTGGTTCATCAAGCTTTCTGggtcctccttcttcttcttcaggcTGTGGCCAGGGAAGCATGCCCTAG